The proteins below are encoded in one region of Deltaproteobacteria bacterium:
- a CDS encoding ABC-F family ATP-binding cassette domain-containing protein, giving the protein MLKVVNLSKSYGSHVLFDEVNFNINRGERVGLVGRNGHGKTTLLRLITGEETPDSGSLSIPKGYRVGHLAQILHFTQATVLMEAAQDLNHGERDDLWKAEKVLAGLGFSIADQGRSPLELSGGYQVRLNLARLLVSRPDLLLLDEPTNYLDIIAIRWLERFFLAWSGELLLVTHDRGFMDKVTTHTMGIHRRKFRKIRGNTGKYYHQIRMEEEIFEKSRVNLEKKRQQTEEFIRRFRAKARLGGLVQSRIKTLEKAGIAEKLEEIRSLRFSFTSLPFRSRVMMEISGMSFSYPGQQVKLIDDLNVVVGKGDRIGVIGANGKGKSTLLRLLAGELRPIKGEVKSHPRLKVGYYAQTNVERLRSDRTVVEEIRSSDPDGSLQKSISICGRMMFVDENALKRISVLSGGERCRVLLGKLLLDPVHLLLLDEPTNHLDMESGEALFEALDRFDGALVMVTHNERFLEAFANRLIVFDNGAVSVFEGTYPQFIEKMGWRAEDSGQDSQGREKGKKAGGSKRSKAARRARAESIRERSLALRPLEARVMELEDMIVKMERGLRENEESLVEASTAGMAEKIAELSRENHGLSVDIEGHYELLCLATEALESAHRKWEKIP; this is encoded by the coding sequence ATGCTCAAGGTAGTAAACCTCTCCAAATCATATGGTTCCCATGTCCTCTTCGACGAGGTGAACTTCAACATCAACCGGGGTGAACGGGTGGGTCTTGTGGGCCGAAACGGACACGGCAAGACGACGCTCCTCCGTCTTATCACCGGAGAGGAGACCCCGGACTCGGGGAGCCTCTCCATCCCCAAAGGTTACCGTGTCGGACATCTCGCTCAAATACTCCATTTTACTCAGGCGACCGTTCTCATGGAGGCTGCGCAGGACCTGAATCACGGTGAGCGGGACGATCTATGGAAGGCTGAAAAGGTCCTGGCCGGCCTGGGATTTTCCATCGCCGACCAGGGGCGCTCCCCGTTGGAGTTGTCCGGCGGCTACCAGGTCCGCCTGAACCTTGCCAGGCTTCTGGTCTCCAGGCCTGATCTCCTCCTTCTCGATGAGCCCACCAATTATCTGGATATCATCGCCATCAGATGGCTGGAGAGGTTTTTTCTCGCATGGAGTGGGGAGCTGCTGCTTGTAACGCACGACAGGGGGTTCATGGACAAGGTGACCACCCACACCATGGGGATTCACCGCAGGAAATTCCGCAAAATCCGCGGTAATACCGGGAAATACTACCATCAGATCAGGATGGAGGAGGAGATTTTCGAGAAATCCCGAGTCAACCTCGAGAAAAAGAGGCAACAGACGGAGGAATTTATCCGGAGGTTCAGAGCGAAAGCAAGGCTCGGTGGCCTGGTCCAGTCCCGTATAAAGACCCTGGAGAAGGCCGGCATTGCCGAAAAGCTCGAGGAGATCCGTTCTCTCCGTTTCTCCTTCACTTCGCTGCCCTTCAGGTCCAGGGTGATGATGGAGATCTCCGGCATGTCCTTCTCCTACCCCGGGCAACAGGTGAAACTCATCGATGATCTGAATGTGGTTGTGGGGAAGGGTGACCGCATCGGGGTGATCGGCGCCAACGGGAAGGGCAAGTCCACCCTGCTCCGCCTCCTTGCCGGGGAACTTCGTCCGATAAAAGGAGAGGTTAAGTCCCACCCCAGGCTCAAGGTGGGTTATTATGCCCAGACCAACGTGGAACGTCTTCGATCGGATCGGACTGTGGTGGAGGAGATCAGGTCCTCCGACCCTGATGGGTCCCTGCAGAAATCCATCTCCATTTGCGGAAGGATGATGTTCGTTGACGAAAATGCCTTGAAAAGGATCTCCGTTCTGTCGGGCGGCGAGAGATGCAGAGTCCTTCTGGGAAAACTTCTGCTGGATCCCGTTCACCTTCTTCTTCTTGATGAGCCAACCAACCATCTTGACATGGAGTCCGGCGAAGCCCTTTTCGAGGCGCTGGACCGGTTTGACGGGGCTCTTGTCATGGTGACCCACAACGAGCGGTTCCTTGAAGCGTTTGCCAACCGGCTCATAGTGTTTGACAATGGCGCGGTATCTGTTTTCGAGGGAACATATCCACAGTTCATCGAGAAAATGGGCTGGCGGGCCGAGGATTCCGGACAGGATTCTCAGGGCCGGGAAAAAGGGAAAAAGGCAGGTGGCTCAAAGCGAAGCAAGGCGGCGAGAAGGGCAAGGGCCGAGTCGATCCGTGAACGTTCCCTTGCCCTCCGTCCGCTGGAAGCCAGGGTCATGGAACTAGAGGATATGATCGTAAAGATGGAACGGGGCCTTCGGGAAAATGAAGAATCGCTCGTAGAGGCATCCACCGCCGGCATGGCAGAAAAGATCGCGGAACTTTCCAGGGAAAACCATGGACTGTCGGTGGATATCGAGGGACATTACGAGCTTTTATGCCTGGCAACCGAGGCACTGGAGAGCGCACACAGGAAATGGGAGAAAATCCCTTGA